One part of the Phragmites australis chromosome 3, lpPhrAust1.1, whole genome shotgun sequence genome encodes these proteins:
- the LOC133913345 gene encoding uncharacterized protein LOC133913345 isoform X5, translating into MNTSPVSSFRGPSYLQLQPQSRNCVEILANVDGSGAKDLLVDSSTFVFPQDANQEFYNRALQYNYSVSSQGFESQGFLASAPEFVLNNDSPALGGYQQFDHFLRSPRPGECQGMQTQNIDVNIGHWRKPSNASCLDHTDEITSFDNDDRAISFGSSCSTGIAGYPHSSPLQSNNRMSETQEGTWAALLQMQEALEASNSDNGLNEECSDLTFNHGEFSGGNTTQHQVVWDSGSLTSPSFTSNFLPFPGDAEPTLTNASTVYGLRSFADLPHNMNNNEQHRPSFELEVPHQKGSTTSHVYEHRDEMQTAEWGTNHGQVESSGFMQSTQNRQNDISHQLSSSFVNNKDGSEDSGSKNSHILYECEEQMEIDSLLNSFGVSTDSFSQTYGMFQQSENFVDLDRKVKLEESVSATCFINAVSYMQTVAPESAISDGSSFPEQYGSTSQTCGLFYTSASQWQNMSNSGLPLQGFHKSISEPNSKSNLNGKGPLLPASDNTLVQQQQSVTSDTRLEMTDSVANPYLEFTTSLDSQSFPKGAYICHDGTMAAKAVQSAQPDMIENCSFGVHTSNNTVHSDMQLPMTQTIHVQGPSLSLSKDPSSSYIGGTELKKVELTATYSTTQNHLGLDNSECNGDPQPKSFEHNAPENICIKTDICQHDDYRQVVGPQQSIILSASKPSHSSVLPTGKFHGKVVSQQKKRKRATENLLAWHAQVMIGCGSMRHKRTFMLDWARATKRLVEKVI; encoded by the exons ATGAACACCTCTCCTGTTTCAAGTTTTAGGGGCCCATCCTATTTGCAATTGCAGCCCCAGTCTAGAAATTGTGTGGAAATTCTGGCAAATGTAGATGGATCCGGTGCAAAAGATTTGTTAGTTGACTCAAGTACATTTGTTTTTCCACAAGATGCTAATCAGGAATTTTATAACCGAGCTTTACAGTATAATTATTCAGTTTCAAGTCAGGGATTTGAATCCCAAGGTTTTCTGGCGAGTGCTCCAGAGTTTGTTCtgaataatgattctcctgCTCTGGGAGGATACCAACAATTTGACCACTTTTTGAGGTCTCCTCGACCTGGAGAATGTCAAGGAATGCAAACACAAAATATTGACGTAAATATTGGTCACTGGCGTAAACCTTCCAATGCATCCTGTCTTGATCATACAGACGAAATAACTTCCTTTGACAATGATGATAGAGCTATCTCATTTGGAAGTAGTTGTAGCACGGGAATTGCGGGTTACCCACATAGTAGTCCTTTGCAAAGCAATAACCGCATGTCGGAGACACAGGAGGGGACTTGGGCTGCTCTTTTGCAAATGCAAGAGGCTTTGGAAGCGTCCAACAGTGATAATGGACTTAACGAAGAGTGCAGTGACTTGACTTTCAATCATGGAGAATTTTCAGGTGGAAATACCACGCAACATCAAGTTGTTTGGGACAGTGGCTCTTTAACAAGCCCATCTTTCACCTCAAATTTTTTGCCCTTCCCTGGAGATGCTGAGCCCACCCTCACAAATGCCTCCACTGTTTATGGCTTACGGAGCTTTGCTGATCTCCCGCATAATATGAATAATAATGAGCAACACAGACCATCTTTTGAGCTCGAAGTGCCCCATCAGAAAGGGTCCACTACAAGCCATGTTTATGAACACCGAGATGAAATGCAAACTGCTGAATGGGGAACAAATCATGGTCAGGTAGAATCTTCTGGTTTCATGCAAAGCACGCAGAACAGACAAAATGATATATCACATCAACTTTCAAGTTCATTTGTGAACAATAAGGATGGATCTGAGGATAGTGGCTCAAAAAACTCACACATTCTGTATGAATGCGAAGAGCAAATGGAAATTGATTCGCTTCTAAATTCATTTGGTGTATCAACTGATTCCTTTTCACAAACATATGGAATGTTCCAGCAAAG TGAAAATTTCGTCGACCTTGATAGAAAGGTCAAATTAGAGGAAAGTGTTTCTGCTACATGCTTTATCAATGCCGTCTCGTATATGCAAACTGTGGCCCCCGAATCAGCTATATCTGATGGCTCTTCTTTTCCTGAACAGTATGGATCTACTTCTCAAACATGTGGTTTATTTTACACTTCAGCATCTCAGTGGCAAAATATGTCAAATTCTGGATTGCCTTTACAGGGTTTTCACAAAAGTATTAGTGAGCCCAATTCAAAAAGTAACCTGAATGGTAAAGGTCCCTTGCTGCCCGCAAGTGACAATACTTTAGTACAGCAACAACAGAGTGTCACTAGTGATACTAGATTGGAAATGACTGACAGTGTTGCTAATCCTTATCTTGAGTTCACTACTAGTTTGGATAGTCAATCTTTTCCAAAAGGGGCTTACATATGTCATGATGGGACAATGGCAGCCAAAGCTGTACAGTCAGCACAACCTGATATGATAGAAAACTGCTCCTTTGGTGTACATACTTCAAACAATACTGTACATTCAGACATGCAGCTACCCATGACACAGACTATTCATGTTCAAGGGCCTTCCCTGAGTTTGTCCAAGGACCCCAGCTCATCATATATTGGAGGAACAGAGCTTAAGAAGGTTGAGCTAACAGCAACATACAGTACCACCCAGAATCACCTGGGACTTGATAATTCTGAATGCAATGGTGACCCCCAGCCCAAGTCTTTTGAACACAATGCTCCTGAGAATATCTGCATTAAAACGGATATATGCCAACATGATGATTATAGACAGGTTGTTGGTCCTCAGCAAAGTATCATACTCTCAGCAAGCAAACCTTCACACTCAAGTGTTTTGCCCACTGGCAAGTTTCATGGCAAGGTGGTTTCACAGCAAAAAAAGCGGAAAAGGGCAACGGAAAATCTTTTAGCGTGGCATGCACAAGTCATGATCGGGTGTGGGAGCATGCGTCATAAAAg AACATTTATGTTGGACTGGGCTCGTGCTACCAAAAGATTGGTTGAGAAGGTTATATGA